A window of Hevea brasiliensis isolate MT/VB/25A 57/8 chromosome 14, ASM3005281v1, whole genome shotgun sequence contains these coding sequences:
- the LOC110664721 gene encoding putative disease resistance protein RGA3 translates to MADAILSGVAVEIINKLASHARQETRLWRDVNEELEKLRMLVSTIQAVLVHAEEQYSQSPQVKVWVDLLKEAFYDADDLLDEFYTDVLLKQMMTGNKMVKEVCLFFSSSNSFAHGLKMAHKIQKVRSKLDEIAENKKFHLDKLPEKTFPMIGEREQTHSSLPQLVVGREDDKKKIIDFLLSSSHGENVSIISIVGIGGLGKTTLAQFAYNDETVKSNFELKIWVCISENFDVKIIVEKILESLDGEKPKNLEMNTLKDLLHEKINGKKYLLVLDDLWNEDSEKWFHLKDLLVGGRRGSKIIVTTRLKNVAEMIGSTKTHDLQGLLIDDSWSLFANMAFKQGEVISLDHERIGKEIVAKCVGVPLAIRVIGRLLYSKNTIDEWQNFKEKELLNMNEGGNSIMQTLRLSYNYLPSHLRCCFAYCRLYPKDYKINISYLVSLWMAQGFIKSSNSEQSIQDIGLKYFKDLSWRCFFQEVEKDKLGNLWSCKMHDLMHDLAAQVVGDEIILLSSDAKCVEKKTRHLSIDFEVESWQNVASCLPNVSKVRTFTSFNWSKKHDIKEVECGEIFSKLSRVRVLNLRGLGIKKVPRSIDKLKHVRFLDLSDNECIEILPDSIIKLQNLQILYLTNCERLKQFPKHIKKLVNLQNLYLQGCVSLTHMPLGIGELTSLKNLSAFMVTKDNSVSRHSGGLGELRDLNNLGGNLEIMNLLYVKNATSEFKAANLKEKQHLQTLRLSWKLGDPYDNNSDSGPDDVENDEEMSLEELRPHLNLKWLIVFGCGRLLFPSWISSLTNLVELRIDNCKKCQHFPPLDQFPSLECLTIEDLTDLEFIESGINCDNALFFPSLNKLWLENCPNLKGWRRDTSTPQLLQFHRLFYLEIRSCPNLTSLPLIPSVQHLGLINASKKSLEDILKMKISVSQSISSCSSISPSQLTILHIEGIEDLEVLPEDLWHLPSLEGLVIKACEELDLSDDMQWQYLRSLREFQLINLNKLASLPKGLQHVPTLRKLSIESCPNLKSLPEWMESLTAIEALWIEECPQLSERCKNILGADWPKIAHIPSISVDNAWIQLDGC, encoded by the coding sequence ATGGCAGATGCAATTCTCTCCGGCGTTGCTGTGGAAATCATTAATAAGCTGGCTTCTCATGCTCGTCAAGAGACTAGGCTGTGGCGGGATGTCAATGAGGAGCTTGAGAAACTCAGGATGCTAGTCTCAACAATCCAAGCTGTGCTTGTTCATGCAGAGGAGCAGTATTCACAGAGTCCACAAGTCAAAGTTTGGGTTGATTTACTAAAAGAAGCATTTTACGATGCTGATGACTTATTAGATGAGTTCTACACCGATGTTTTACTGAAGCAGATGATGACTGGCAACAAAATGGTGAAGGAGGTATGCTTGTTCTTTTCAAGCTCAAACTCATTTGCTCATGGTCTTAAAATGGCTCATAAGATTCAGAAAGTTAGAAGTAAATTAGATGAGATtgctgaaaataagaagtttcacTTAGATAAGCTCCCTGAGAAGACATTTCCTATGATTGGGGAAAGAGAGCAAACTCACTCATCTTTACCTCAATTAGTTGTTGGTAGAGAAGATGATAAGAAGAAAATCATTGATTTTCTTCTGTCCTCTAGTCATGGGGAGAATGTGTCAATCATTTCCATTGTGGGTATTGGAGGCTTAGGAAAGACAACACTTGCTCAATTTGCATATAATGATGAGACGGTGAAATCAAATTTTGAGCTCAAAATTTGGGTGTGCATTTCTGAAAATTTTGATGTAAAAATAATTGTTGAAAAGATTTTGGAGTCTCTTGATGGTGAGAAGCCTAAAAATCTTGAAATGAATACCTTGAAAGATCTTCTTCATGAGAAGattaatggaaaaaaatatttacttGTTTTGGATGATTTGTGGAATGAGGATTCCGAAAAATGGTTTCACTTGAAAGATTTGTTAGTTGGAGGCAGAAGAGGAAGCAAAATAATAGTGACTACACGTCTTAAAAATGTTGCAGAAATGATAGGATCAACAAAAACACATGATTTACAAGGCCTACTTATTGATGATTCTTGGTCTTTATTTGCAAATATGGCCTTTAAACAAGGGGAAGTTATTAGCCTAGACCATGAGAGAATTGGAAAAGAAATTGTGGCAAAGTGTGTTGGAGTCCCTTTAGCCATAAGAGTGATAGGTCGTTTATTGTATTCTAAAAATACAATAGATGAGTGGCAAAACTTTAAAGAAAAAGAGCTTCTAAATATGAATGAAGGGGGAAATAGTATTATGCAAACTCTCAGATTGAGTTATAATTATCTACCTTCTCATTTAAGGTGTTGCTTTGCTTATTGTAGATTATATCCAAAAGATTATAAAATTAACATTTCGTATCTGGTGAGCCTTTGGATGGCACAAGGATTCATTAAATCATCAAATTCAGAACAAAGTATTCAAGATATAGgtttaaaatattttaaggaTCTTTCATGGAGGTGCTTCTTTCAAGAAGTAGAAAAAGATAAGTTGGGTAATTTATGGAGTTGTAAAATGCATGATTTAATGCATGATCTTGCCGCACAAGTAGTAGGGGATGAAATCATTTTATTAAGTTCAGATGCAAAGTGTGTTGAAAAAAAAACTCGACATTTATCAATTGATTTTGAAGTTGAGTCATGGCAAAATGTTGCAAGTTGCTTACCTAATGTGTCAAAGGTGAgaacatttacatcatttaattggTCAAAAAAGCATGACATTAAAGAAGTAGAATGTGGTGAAATTTTTTCCAAATTAAGTCGTGTAAGGGTATTAAATTTGCGTGGTTTGGGAATTAAGAAAGTGCCACGCTCCATTGATAAATTGAAGCACGTAAGGTTTCTCGATCTTTCTGATAACGAATGCATTGAAATCCTTCCTGATTCCATTATTAAACTCCAAAACCTGCAAATTTTGTACCTAACCAACTGTGAAAGGCTTAAACAGTTTCCTAAGCACATTAAAAAGTTGGTCAATCTCCAGAACCTTTACCTTCAGGGATGTGTTAGTTTGACTCATATGCCACTTGGGATTGGTGAACTAACTTCCCTTAAGAATTTATCAGCATTCATGGTGACCAAAGACAACAGTGTCTCCAGACATAGCGGTGGACTTGGTGAATTACGTGACTTGAACAATCTGGGAGGAAATCTAGAAATCATGAATCTACTGTATGTGAAAAATGCAACATCCGAATTTAAGGCAGCCAATTTGAAAGAGAAGCAACACCTTCAAACCTTGAGATTATCATGGAAATTGGGCGATCCCTATGATAATAATAGTGATAGTGGTCCAGATGATGTTGAAAATGATGAAGAAATGTCATTAGAAGAGCTGCGGCCACACCTTAATCTAAAATGGTTGATTGTGTTTGGGTGCGGAAGACTCTTGTTTCCAAGCTGGATTTCTTCCCTTACTAATTTGGTGGAACTTCGAATTGATAACTGTAAAAAATGCCAGCATTTTCCACCGTTGGATCAGTTCCCTTCACTTGAATGTTTGACGATTGAGGATTTGACTGATCTGGAGTTCATAGAGAGTGGGATTAATTGCGACAATGCATTATTCTTCCCTTCCTTAAACAAACTCTGGCTAGAAAATTGCCCAAATCTGAAGGGATGGAGGAGAGATACATCCACGCCTCAGTTGCTTCAATTTCACCGTCTTTTTTATTTGGAAATCAGGTCTTGCCCTAACCTCACTTCATTGCCTCTCATTCCATCTGTCCAACATTTGGgattgataaatgccagcaagaaGTCATTGGAGGACATACTGAAGATGAAGATTTCGGTGTCACAATCTATCTCTTCTTGTTCTTCGATTTCCCCTTCTCAATTGACAATTCTGCATATCGAGGGAATTGAGGATCTAGAAGTTCTGCCGGAGGATTTGTGGCATCTACCCTCCCTTGAGGGTCTTGTCATCAAGGCTTGTGAGGAGCTCGATTTATCTGATGATATGCAGTGGCAGTACCTTAGAAGCCTCCGGGAGTTTCAATTGATAAATTTGAACAAACTGGCGTCCCTCCCAAAGGGACTTCAGCATGTTCCCACTCTACGCAAACTCTCAATTGAAAGTTGTCCTAATTTGAAATCTTTACCAGAGTGGATGGAAAGCCTCACCGCAATAGAAGCTCTCTGGATTGAAGAATGTCCTCAACTGTCAGAAAGATGCAAAAACATTTTGGGTGCTGATTGGCCCAAGATTGCTCACATCCCAAGTATTAGTGTTGACAATGCATGGATTCAACTGGATGGCTGCTAA